Proteins encoded together in one Salvelinus namaycush isolate Seneca chromosome 26, SaNama_1.0, whole genome shotgun sequence window:
- the LOC120021520 gene encoding pre-mRNA-splicing factor RBM22, which produces MATSLGANTYNRQNWEDADFPILCQTCLGENPYIRMTKEKYGKECKICARPFTVFRWCPGTRMRFKKTEACQTCSKIKNVCQTCLLDLEYGLPIQVRDTGLSIKDDVPKSDVNKEYYTQNMEREIGNSDGTRPVGLLGKAPSSSDMLLKLARTTPYYKRNRPHICSFWVKGECKRGEECPYRHEKPTDPDDPLADQNIKDRYYGINDPVADKLLKRASTMPRLDTPEDKSITTLYVGGLGDSITDSELRNHFYQFGEIRTTTIVQRQQCAFIQFATRQAAELAAEKSFNKLIINGRRLNVKWGRSQGEGGRRDGRGGKDGRGEGLTEMGLKLEPVPGLPGALPPPPVDEDTPTNYFNLGPNSAPPVMNISLPPPPGVAMPPPPGFGPPMFHSMDPMGMPPPMGMRPPGHVHYPSQDPQRMGAHASRHGGS; this is translated from the exons ATGGCGACATCTTTAGGAGCTAACACTTACAATAGACAAAATTGGGAAGACGCG GATTTCCCCATTCTCTGCCAGACATGTCTTGGAGAGAATCCTTATATTCGAATG ACCAAGGAGAAGTATGGCAAGGAGTGCAAG ATATGTGCCAGACCATTCACTGTGTTCCGATGGTGTCCTGGGACCCGCATGCGCTTCAAGAAGACAGAGGCGTGCCAGACGTGCAGCAAGATAAAGAATGTCTGTCAGACCTGCCTGCTGGATCTAGAGTATG GCTTGCCAATACAGGTCCGAGACACTGGTCTGTCAATCAAGGACGACGTGCCAAAATCAGATGTCAACAAGGAATACTACACACAGAACATGGAAAGAGAG ATAGGGAACTCTGATGGTACCCGGCCGGTGGGTCTCCTGGGTAAGGCCCCCAGCTCTAGTGACATGCTGCTGAAGCTAGCCCGCACCACGCCTTACTACAAGAGGAACAGACCACACATCTGCTCCTTCTGGGTGAAGGGAGAGtgtaagagaggagaggagtgtcctTACAG GCATGAGAAGCCAACTGATCCAGACGATCCCCTGGCAGACCAGAACATTAAGGACCGTTACTATGGTATCAACGACCCTGTAGCTGACAAGCTGCTGAAGAGAGCCTCCACCATGCCGAGACTGGACACTCCAGAGGACAAGTCCATCACTACACTGTACGTGGGGGGGCTCGGAGACTCCATCACAGACTCGGAGCTCAG GAACCATTTCTACCAGTTTGGGGAGATCCGAACCACCACCATCGTTCAGAGGCAGCAGTGTGCCTTCATCCAGTTTGCCACCCGTCAGGCTGCAGAGTTAGCTGCTGAGAAATCCTTCAACAAGCTCATTATCAACGGTCGCAGACTCAACGTCAAATGGGGCAG GTCCcagggagaggggggaaggagggacGGGAGAGGGGGGAAGGACGGAAGGGGAGAAGGGCTGACTGAGATGGGGCTGAAGCTAGAGCCTGTACCTGGATTGCCTGGAG CGCTACCTCCACCGCCTGTGGATGAAGACACCCCTACCAACTACTTCAACCTGGGCCCAAACTCAGCTCCTCCTGTCATGAACATCAGTCTACCCCCACCCCCTGGTGTGGCTATGCCCCCCCCTCCAG GCTTTGGGCCACCCATGTTCCACTCCATGGACCCCATGGGGATGCCCCCTCCCATGGGCATGAGGCCCCCTGGTCATGTCCACTACCCCTCCCAGGATCCACAGCGCATGGGTGCACACGCCAGCCGTCACGGAGGCTCCTAG
- the LOC120021114 gene encoding myozenin-2-like, whose amino-acid sequence MQEPDCDLAKQRKQLVQELCMEKQGEHFDLGKKISVPRDVMMEELNLRSNRGSRMYQERQKRVERFTLENVAPDTHRVVPLDPQQPDHSSTHNQGALQGGKNNYHTEVYIGQPGRNSLVRSLKNTIASKGNPSVLAPGYNGPLKEVPHERFNVTVIPKSYCSPWQIQDQNGNSDKLLSAISAHLPELPQKLTPNNYRCFNRAPMPFGGTAGSVRMFPLPGFELLQAHTEPSRTWESICDRPNFNRTPRGWAAHYTAETETSDL is encoded by the exons ATGCAGGAACCagactgtgacctggccaagcaGAGGAAACAGTTGGTCCAGGAACTGTGCATGGAAAAACAAGGAG AGCACTTTGACCTGGGAAAGAAGATCAGCGTTCCTCGGGACGTGATGATGGAAGAGCTTAACCTGCGGTCTAACAGAGGTTCCAGAATGTACCAGGAGAGACAGAAGAGGGTGGAGAGGTTCACCTTGGAGAACGTAGCACCAGACACTCACAGGGTGGTGCCCCTCGACCCCCAGCAGCCAGACCATAGCAGTACACACAACCAGGGAGCCTTACAAGGGGGGAAGAATAATTACCACACAGAGGTCTATATTGGACAACCAGGAAGAAACAGCCTAGTGAGATCCCTGAAGAACACAATAGCCAGTAAGGGAAACCCCAGTGTCCTGGCCCCAG GTTACAATGGGCCTCTGAAAGAAGTTCCTCATGAGAGGTTCAACGTCACTGTGATTCCCAAGTCCTACTGCTCCCCATGGCAGATTCAGGACCAGAACGGTAACAGTGACAAGCTGCTGTCTGCCATCTCTGCCCATCTCCCTGAGCTGCCACAGAAGCTCACCCCAAACAACTACAGGTGCTTCAACAG GGCCCCGATGCCATTTGGGGGGACAGCAGGTAGTGTGAGGATGTTCCCCCTGCCTGGGTTTGAGCTCCTGCAGGCCCATACTGAACCGAGTCGAACCTGGGAGAGCATATGTGACCGGCCCAACTTCAACCGCACCCCAAGGGGCTGGGCTGCCCACTACACTGCTGAAACAGAGACTTCAGACCTCTGA